From the Octopus bimaculoides isolate UCB-OBI-ISO-001 chromosome 27, ASM119413v2, whole genome shotgun sequence genome, the window tacacgtgtgtgtggagtgctcagccacttgcacgttaacttcatgagcaggctgttccgttgatcggatcaactggaactctcgtcatcGTAACtgaatgccaacaacaatagtcatattatttagctctctttagttttgggctgtTGGCCCAATTTGCCCTCAACAGAAGCTAGCTTAAAAATCTACAGAGAGGGCAACTTCTAAGCtagttattatatatgtttgtatttattttcagtgCAGGAAACAAGTCCAAAACCAAACAAGAGTTTCCGCAACGATTCACCAGGAAACCAGTTGACTCTGACAGAGCATTCCAGATCAAACTTATCGGAACAGAGCAGTGAGACCACTAACCAGAACAGATCAAACTTATCGGAACAGAGCAGTGAGACCACTAACCAGAACAGTGGCACTGGAATTATCTTACCATTCCGTGACTCGCCAACTAGGTTATCTACTGACATGATGGCAGATTTCTCTCCATCAAAGATTTGCTATGTATCCGATGATGAAATGTCAACGTCAAGTAGTTCGTTTGATAACGAGGATATTGGTCTTAGGTCTGTGGATCAACCCATGGACCAGAAAGATGGACGCTCACCTGTGTATAGTTCCAAGAGGCTTGATGTTTGTGTCTGCTCATGTTCACAGAGTGACAGTGACAATGAGtgtgactgtgatgatgatgatgatgataatgacaatggtggtgatggtaatgatggtggtagtgatggtggtagcggtggtggtggtgtgacacGCATCAATGATTTTGCTCCTACATCCTCGGACAATATCAACAATATGCTTGGCAGTTTTACTAACTCACCTGTGTGTAATTCTGGGACTCAGAGGTCCAATGCTAACACACCTAATGATCCTTCTCATTCACCTAGATCTGATCGTTATACACTTGACAGTCGTACAAATACACCTGAACATAAAGATACATCTTCCAGACACATTAAGTCGCCGAGACCTAATAGAGTGAAAACTAACACACCTGACAGTGAGACAAGCATACCTGGATTTAACAAGACATGTACTAGACATGCTGAAGCACTTAGATCTGATACTAATTCACCTGAGAGTGATGAAATTACACCTGGACATACTAACAACACATCTATTAAACCAACAAAATCACCTAGATCTAATCTCAATACACCTGATAGTGATATAGACTCATCTAGAGATTATGATAACGATACACCTGTCAGTCATGTTATCTCACCTAGATTTAATATTGTCTCACCTGACAGTGATATTAACACTCCTAGATACATTGAGTCACCAATATCTAATGCAAGCACACCTGACAGATCTGGTAGCAGCACACCTGGACTTAATCATACACCTGATAGAAATACTAAATCACCAACATCTAATAACAACACACCTGAGATTGATAAAGACACAACCAgggataataatgatatatctaCAAGACGTGTTGAATCACCAAGATCTAATACCAACACACCTgagattgatataaatatacctgGACATCTTAACAATGTATCAACCACTTGTGTCGAATCAAGATCTAATAGCAACACACCTGAAAGTGATAGCAACTCACCTGAGATTGATATAAATACACTTGAACTTCTAAATAATGTATCGACCATTTGTGTCAAATCATCGCAGTCTGACATCAACATACCTGAAAATGATAGCAACACACCTGATATCGATATAAACACACCTGGAATTCTCAACAACATAACAAGCACCTGTGTCAAATTGTCACAGTCTAACATCAACATACCTGAAAGTGATAGTAACTCACCTGATAGTGATATTAATATACCTGGACTTCTAAACAATGTATCAACCACTTGTGTGAAATCAAGATCTAATAACAACATACGTGAAAATGATAGCAACTCAAACAATATTGATGGACTTCTTAACAACATGTCAAGCACTTGTGTCAAATCATCTAGATCCGACACCAACACACCTGAAAGTGATAGTAACGCACCTGATATTGATGTAAATGTACCtgaacttcttaacaacataTCGAGCACTTGTGTCAAACCACCAAGATCCAACACTAATACAcctgaaagtgataaaaatgcaCTTAAATTTAATACTAACACAGCTATTAGTCCCACAAACGAGGGAAGAAGTCTTTCGAATACATCAAGCAGTCTTAGTATCTCACCTACAAGTTTTACCAACTCACCCAAGCTTAAGGCTAACTCCCCTTCACCTAGAAGCTTTGGTAAGTCTCCTAGACTCGAGACTGATATTGCTGGAAGCCATAtcaacacacctacatatatcaaCAAAGACATTAGTGACCCTTCAGGACATCTTAGCAACACCCCAAGAAGTGATGCCAACACACCTGTTGATGTTACAAACACCCCTAGAAGCAACATCGCCACACCTGTTGGGGTTACGGTAACACCTGAAAGTGATTTACACCCAGATGAGAACATTGATAATTCCAAAAGATTGAATTGTAATTCTGATACAAATATGTTGTCCAAGACAGCAGTCATTGTAAACATGCCAAGATGTAACTCTCATACAGGTATGATGCAAGATACACCTGCTAAACGTACCAAATCATCAAGATATAATGCCAGCACACCTGACAGTGATAAAATCTCATTTAGACGAAATAATAACACATCTGCTAGAAACACCAGGTCACCTGTTACAATTACATCTAGAGATAATTCTCTCACAGATCTGGTGTCCGACACAACATTGAGTACTAATATATCTAGAGATAACTCTTGTATAGATGTGGTGTCTGACACAGCAGTTGTTGCGAAAACATCTAGAAGTAACTCTCGCACAAATCTGGTGTCTGACACAGCATTGAATACCAAGACAACTAGGAGTAATTCTCATATAGACATGGTCTTCAATGCAACACTTGTTTCTGAGACATCTAGAACAAGTTCTCACACAGATTTGGTGTCCAACATACCAACAAGTACCAAAACATCTAGGAGTAATTCTTCTACAGATATGGCATCTGACACAGCAATTGTTACCAAAACGTCTAGAAATAATTCTCGCACAGATATGGCATCTGACACAGCAATTGTTAGCAAAACGTCTAGAAATAATTCTCGCACAGATATGGCATCTGACACAGCAATTGTTAGCAAAACGTCTAGAAATAATTCTCGCACAGATATGGCNNNNNNNNNNNNNNNNNNNNNNNNNNNNNNNNNNNNNNNNNNNNNNNNNNNNNNNNNNNNNNNNNNNNNNNNNNNNNNNNNNNNNNNNNNNNNNNNNNNNNNNNNNNNNNNNNNNNNNNNNNNNNNNNNNNNNNNNNNNNNNNNNNNNNNNNNNNNNNNNNNNNNNNNNNNNNNNNNNNNNNNNNNNNNNNNNNNNNNNNNNNNNNNNNNNNNNNNNNNNNNNNNNNNNNNNNNNNNNNNNNNNNNNNNNNNNNNNNNNNNNNNNNNNNNNNNNNNNNNNNNNNNNNNNNNNNNNNNNNNNNNNNNNNNNNNNNNNNNNNNNNNNNNNNNNNNNNNNNNNNNNNNNNNNNNNNNNNNNNNNNNNNNNNNNNNNNNNNNNNNNNNNNNNNNNNNNNNNNNNNNNNNNNNNNNNNNNNNNNNNNNNNNNNNNNNNNNNNNNNNNNNNNNNNNNNNNNNNNNNNNNNNNNNNNNNNNNNNNNNNNNNNNNNNNNNNNNNNNNNNNNNNNNNNNNNNNNNNNNNNNNNNNNNNNNNNNNNNNNNNNNNNNNNNNNNNNAAACGTCTAGAAATAATTCTCGCACAGATATGGCGTCTGACACAGCAATTGTTACCAAAACGTCTAGAAATAATTCTCGCACAGATATGGCGTCTGACACAGCAATTGTTACCAAAACGTCTAGAAATAATTCTCGCACAGATATGGCATCTGACACAGCAATTGTTACCAAAACGTCTAGAAATAATTCTCGCACAGATATGGTATCTGACACAGCAATTGTTTCCAAAACGTCTAGAAATAATTCTCGCACAGATATGGCGTCTGACACAGCAATTGTTACCAAAACGTCTAGAAATAATTCTAGAAATAATTCTCGCACAGATATGGCATCTGATGCAGCAATTGTTACCAAAACATCTGGAAATAATTCTCGCACAGAACTGGTGTCTGACACAACATTGAGTACTAAAACGTCTAGAAATAATTCTCGCACAGATATGGCATCTGACACAGCAATTGTTTCCAAAACATCTAGAAATAATTCTCCCAGAGACATGGCATCTGACACAGCAATTGTTAccaaaacatttagaaataattctcCCATAGATATGGCATCTAACACAGCAATTGTTACCAAAATGTCTAGAAATAATTCTCGCACAGAAATGGCATCTGACACAGCAATTGTTACCAAAATGTCTAGAAATAATTCTCGCACAGATATCGCATCTGACACAGCAATTGTTAGCAAAACGTCTAGAAATAATTCTCGCACAGATATGGCATCTGACACAGNNNNNNNNNNTCGCATCTGACACAGCAATTGTTAGCAAAACGTCTAGAAATAATTCTCGCACAGATATGGCATCTGACACAGCAATTGTTACCAAAACGTCTAGAAATATTTCTCGCACAGAACTGGTGTCTGACACAACATTGAGTACTAAAACATCTAGAAATAATTCTCGTACAGGTATGGCATCTGACACAGCAATTGTTAGCAAAACGTCTAGAAATAATTCTCGCACAGATATGGCATCTGACACAGCAATTGTTACCAAAACGTCTAGAAATAATTCTCGCACAGAACTGGTGTCTGACACAACATTGAGTGCTAAAACATCTAGAAATAATTCTGACACGGATGTGGCATCTGGCACAACATTGAATACCAAAACATCACAATCAAGTTCTTGCACTGATGTGGTGCTGGACATGCCACTAATTACCAATGAGTTTGTCAATAACACCGAAAAACCTAAATGTTACTCTGATACAAATGTAATTGCCAACAAACCAAGATATAATTCTAACCCAGGTGTGACTACCAACAGGTTTGCATGTAATTCTTATACAAATTGTGTTACTAATCCAGCAACAGCTGCCAATATAGAAATGGCTCGACTGATACCAGATGATGTATCAGTCTTTGAGAACATGGCACAGTCACAGACAACTGATATTTGGAACAACGGAAACCAAAGTGAAGCCTCTTCACAAATAAAAGATCCATGTTCATCACCAGCCAAAAGTCCCTCGGTAGATCCTAATATCATAATGTCCCCTGTTTTGCAGGAGGCCATCATACAACGAAAATCACCAGAGATGCTGGAAAAGAATCTGACCCCTATGCTGGACATCCTCATCAAAGACAACAGCAACTTTCTCTTCGATGATGACAACACAATAGATGTAGAGGGtgatggccaccaccaccaccaatcagaTGATCCTGTTGTTTTGTTGTCATCAGTAATGTCAGCAGACAGCTCCAGTGACAGTGGCAAGGATGATAGTGATGGAGACTGCAACACTGACAGCCTGGAGTGTCTGCCCGTGCCAGTCGGGGTCAAGCCATCTTCTTGTGGGCAATTGCCTGTTGTAGGTGGTAGCAGCCATCACCTCATCGGGGGAGAAACAACAGACGAGACTGGACCACTCAGCACCAACATTGTGACTGTGAGTGTTGCCATGCCCGATGGTGACCAGGGGCTGGAAAGGTTGGTTAATGTCTTTTAGTCgtttgttgtcgtcatcatcatcatcatcatcatcatcatcatcaccgtcatcatcagcgtcatcattatcaccatcatcatcaccgctgtCACCAATGTtgttatcattgtcgtcatcaccaacaacactgccaccattactaccatcagtgtcatcatcatcatcatcaccaccaccactaccaccgacactgtcctcataatcatcatccatTCAACACTATCATCagtgtcaccatcaccacctcgccaccaccaccaccaccaccaccaccaccaccaccacatcatcatcatttttatcttcactatttgtggttgttgatgtcacacacacacactatctctctctcatatacacacactgtctctctcaaacacacactcacatactgtctctttcacacacacacgcacaccctgtctgtctctcctatacacacacacacactccgtctgtctgtttgtctgtcgctctcatatacacacacacagacacatacactctctcgcacacacacacacattcacacacacacactcactgcctttctctcacacacacacactctcacacacatacattctcacacacacacacacaatctgtctgtctgtttgtctgtcgctctcatatacatacacactctctctcacacacacacactctcacaaacacacatacactgtctctctctctctctctctctctcatacatacacacacacactatatttatactattgtcattatttcccttttctttttcccctctctAGCAATGGAACCCGTGACAATattaccacgaccaccacagCTGATGGTaatatctctttcttttattcatttggcATTCTCCCCAAGaagtcaaaaaatatataatttacaattttcACATTACCATTCTGCTGAATGAGCCACCGGCTCATGTAGCAAATACTATATGCTGGTTCATGTAGCAAATACCATATACTGGTTCATGTAGCAAATACTATATACTGGTTCATGTAGCTGATACTATATACTGGTTCATGTAGCAGATACTATATACTGGTTCATGTAGCAGATACTATATACTGGTTCATGTAGCAAATACTACATACTGGTTCATGTAGCAAATACTACATACCGGTTCATGTAGCAAATACTATATACCGGTTCATGTAGCAGACACTATGTACTGGTTCATGTAGCAGATACTATATACTGGTTCATGTAGCAAATACTATATACTGGTTCATGTAGCNNNNNNNNNNNNNNNNNNNNNNNNNNNNNNNNNNNNNNNNNNNNNNNNNNNNNNNNNNNNNNNNNNNNNNNNNNNNNNNNNNNNNNNNNNNNNNNNNNNNNNNNNNNNNNNNNNNNNNNNNNNNNNNNNNNNNNNNNNNNNNNNNNNNNNNNNNNNNNNNNNNNNNNNNNNNNNNNNNNNNNNNNNNNNNNNNNNNNNNNNNNNNNNNNNNNNNNNNNNNNNNNNNNNNNNNNNNNNNNNNNNNNNNNNNNNNNNNNNNNNNNNNNNNNNNNNNNNNNNNNNNNNNNNNNNNNNNNNNNNNNNNNNNNNNNNNNNNNNNNNNNNNNNNNNNNNNNNNNNNNNNNNNNNNNNNNNNNNNNNNNNNNNNNNNNNNNNNNNNNNNNNNNNNNNNNNNNNNNNNNNNNNNNNNNNNNNNNNNNNNNNNNNNNNNNNNNNNNNNNNNNNNNNNNNNNNNNNNNNNNNNNNNNNNNNNNNNNNNNNNNNNNNNNNNNNNNNNNNNNNNNNNNNNNNNNNNNNNNNNNNNNNNNNNNNNNNNNNNNNNNNNNNNNNNNNNNNNNNNNNNNNNNNNNatatctctatgtaaacaagcgttcttattcctaaagcccatggaataatatcgttgacccctttatatctctatgtaaacaaaccttctaacggtcactgaccatgtaacatctctgctcgtaagttaccccatcatttcgtttttgtcttgctattacatgttttattatgaactccctgaagagaaataaatgaggaaccccaacagctctttcttctttgtgaaagggctctcatttatttcgaaacatgtgtaggaattaaaggaacttttattgacatgcgttttgctccatttattattatctatatatatatatatatatataattgtcacaaTTTTTGATTGATGGTGCAGGGTAGAAAATGGTTGTTAAATGTAATGATTTATCCTTATTTTTTGCACAATTACTCTGTAG encodes:
- the LOC106868984 gene encoding dentin sialophosphoprotein, translated to MTNQQWYKDRSSALKKMKAKTLGIMGAGFIADVETRNMEERLNVMKTAIERDKEERKKRGGLYWTSGQKGKLNKYADKILSAPNYKMMKNLRLLTDENVELPERYPSANLSQKLSNITNWTGSRKETSSSKHGKQCGQCEVNKADFCCLQCTEVYCSSCFASYHRKGALRKHRSISLDISNVTRPKSRYLDRERALHSARTQMNDAVFYLFTGVQIDIKNKNQYQQLVSLCTTSNTNLTYAERIMLKQHRQKTPQPTSNVKSPSEYDPQVTNQQLDNGKQPPQSVDNVDSDDERQCITDEMEQGQTPQVSGGQGYVTAEDTRIIEKRSGDTQRPLQSSKEVTSTGKNQCTTESQSNEGEEQETVAEAEESKTQQKPEETEIGGNSLVSGEANPAGDVESVSFTSLYKMVTQAVPSANQNNDDIGDDLHRQVQVVPLFNSSRACASCNSYYSGERRHYLRNKGDSDDEKDDGTGTHRRPLSVPSDTMFAKRIGLEGSASRTVIPFRGQSFNRQSAPAKKTSSDIEELEQVSQQPVYQLGDTRKDSEHSLLKAGIDVNGQKTDFTDLDLAPTDGSITAFGEDHSEAVKTIRDILQETSPKPNKSFRNDSPGNQLTLTEHSRSNLSEQSSETTNQNRSNLSEQSSETTNQNSGTGIILPFRDSPTRLSTDMMADFSPSKICYVSDDEMSTSSSSFDNEDIGLRSVDQPMDQKDGRSPVYSSKRLDVCVCSCSQSDSDNECDCDDDDDDNDNGGDGNDGGSDGGSGGGGVTRINDFAPTSSDNINNMLGSFTNSPVCNSGTQRSNANTPNDPSHSPRSDRYTLDSRTNTPEHKDTSSRHIKSPRPNRVKTNTPDSETSIPGFNKTCTRHAEALRSDTNSPESDEITPGHTNNTSIKPTKSPRSNLNTPDSDIDSSRDYDNDTPVSHVISPRFNIVSPDSDINTPRYIESPISNASTPDRSGSSTPGLNHTPDRNTKSPTSNNNTPEIDKDTTRDNNDISTRRVESPRSNTNTPEIDINIPGHLNNVSTTCVESRSNSNTPESDSNSPEIDINTLELLNNVSTICVKSSQSDINIPENDSNTPDIDINTPGILNNITSTCVKLSQSNINIPESDSNSPDSDINIPGLLNNVSTTCVKSRSNNNIRENDSNSNNIDGLLNNMSSTCVKSSRSDTNTPESDSNAPDIDVNVPELLNNISSTCVKPPRSNTNTPESDKNALKFNTNTAISPTNEGRSLSNTSSSLSISPTSFTNSPKLKANSPSPRSFGKSPRLETDIAGSHINTPTYINKDISDPSGHLSNTPRSDANTPVDVTNTPRSNIATPVGVTVTPESDLHPDENIDNSKRLNCNSDTNMLSKTAVIVNMPRCNSHTGMMQDTPAKRTKSSRYNASTPDSDKISFRRNNNTSARNTRSPVTITSRDNSLTDLVSDTTLSTNISRDNSCIDVVSDTAVVAKTSRSNSRTNLVSDTALNTKTTRSNSHIDMVFNATLVSETSRTSSHTDLVSNIPTSTKTSRSNSSTDMASDTAIVTKTSRNNSRTDMASDTAIVSKTSRNNSRTDMASDTAIVSKTSRNNSRTDMK
- the LOC128250999 gene encoding uncharacterized protein LOC128250999 — translated: MASDTAIVTKTSRNISRTELVSDTTLSTKTSRNNSRTGMASDTAIVSKTSRNNSRTDMASDTAIVTKTSRNNSRTELVSDTTLSAKTSRNNSDTDVASGTTLNTKTSQSSSCTDVVLDMPLITNEFVNNTEKPKCYSDTNVIANKPRYNSNPGVTTNRFACNSYTNCVTNPATAANIEMARLIPDDVSVFENMAQSQTTDIWNNGNQSEASSQIKDPCSSPAKSPSVDPNIIMSPVLQEAIIQRKSPEMLEKNLTPMLDILIKDNSNFLFDDDNTIDVEGDGHHHHQSDDPVVLLSSVMSADSSSDSGKDDSDGDCNTDSLECLPVPVGVKPSSCGQLPVVGGSSHHLIGGETTDETGPLSTNIVTVSVAMPDGDQGLESNGTRDNITTTTTADDTDNTLRVSSNTDVNSSTFSSVTSMSTDSLEDLLEA